In Pseudomonas deceptionensis, a single window of DNA contains:
- the flgE gene encoding flagellar hook protein FlgE, whose product MSFNIALTGLNAVSNQLNTISNNIANAGTVGFKSSRTEFGSLYSGTQAMGVSVLGQTQSMSQGGSHFGTGNNLNLAISEGGFFVTRTSSGDINYTRAGAFGKDRENYLVDASGQYLQGYPVDAAGNLQVGTVSDLRLQNGNLPAKATGTIDFATNLDASKPAVTVTPFDPANLNTYTDTQTTPVYDSQGKQHSLTQYFVKTGDNTWAAYYAVDNTQVAGPVAMTFDTRGQLVTPLAPVNVGFPLPGVDAMSINVDYTGSTQSASAFVVTRNNPNGYAAGENTGVTIEKDGKVFATYSNGERMLQGQVVLAGFANLNGLKNENATHWSATGESGNPLIGTPGSGLFGDLTAGALENSNVDMTQQLVGLMEGQRNYQANSKVLSTNKELTQVLFNSI is encoded by the coding sequence ATGAGTTTCAATATTGCCCTGACCGGTCTGAACGCCGTGTCCAACCAACTCAACACCATCAGTAACAACATCGCCAACGCCGGCACCGTGGGCTTCAAGTCGTCACGTACCGAATTTGGCAGCTTGTATTCCGGGACCCAGGCCATGGGTGTCAGTGTGCTGGGCCAGACCCAGAGCATGAGCCAGGGCGGTTCGCACTTCGGTACGGGCAACAACCTTAACCTGGCGATTTCCGAAGGCGGTTTTTTCGTTACCCGCACCTCCAGCGGCGACATCAACTACACCCGCGCCGGTGCTTTTGGCAAAGACCGCGAAAACTACCTGGTCGATGCCAGCGGGCAATACCTGCAGGGTTATCCGGTTGATGCGGCGGGTAATCTGCAAGTGGGTACGGTGTCGGATCTGCGCCTGCAAAACGGCAACCTGCCGGCCAAGGCCACGGGCACGATTGATTTTGCCACCAACCTGGATGCCAGCAAGCCTGCGGTCACCGTCACGCCGTTTGATCCTGCCAACCTCAACACGTACACCGACACCCAGACCACACCGGTGTACGACTCCCAGGGCAAGCAGCACTCGCTGACCCAGTATTTCGTCAAGACCGGGGACAACACCTGGGCCGCCTATTACGCCGTCGACAACACCCAAGTGGCCGGCCCGGTCGCGATGACATTTGACACTCGCGGCCAGCTTGTAACACCGCTGGCGCCGGTCAACGTCGGGTTTCCTCTACCGGGTGTGGATGCGATGAGCATCAATGTCGACTACACCGGCAGCACCCAGAGCGCTTCGGCCTTCGTGGTCACCAGGAACAACCCCAACGGCTATGCCGCCGGGGAAAATACCGGGGTCACGATAGAGAAGGATGGCAAGGTCTTCGCCACCTACAGCAATGGCGAGCGCATGTTGCAAGGGCAGGTGGTACTGGCCGGGTTTGCCAACCTCAACGGGCTTAAAAATGAAAACGCCACCCACTGGAGCGCCACGGGCGAGTCGGGCAACCCGCTGATCGGAACCCCGGGCAGCGGTTTGTTCGGCGACCTGACAGCTGGCGCGCTGGAAAACTCAAACGTCGACATGACCCAGCAACTGGTGGGCCTGATGGAAGGCCAGCGTAACTACCAGGCCAACAGCAAGGTGCTGTCGACCAACAAAGAGCTGACCCAAGTGCTCTTCAACTCCATCTGA
- a CDS encoding flagellar hook capping FlgD N-terminal domain-containing protein, which produces MSAVNNDGNNLNGVGQGGPRSNGADMQNTFIQLMVAQIKNQDPTKPVDSSEFLSQFATMSQVQSMEKMALLTENNMVLLENLQYLSASTLVGQVVKVSVDQLDLKDKPVQGEVKLEHSASDLTVILTDANGVKTEIPLPPSEPGRVAFEIDPVALGLPPGKYDIEVKSSSGETLGVEVKSKVNSVRLGSDGPVLSLDGVGEVPFYKITEFSEASLLSGLGGPAGLNPFQRSLSQFSQGLRP; this is translated from the coding sequence ATGAGCGCGGTCAATAACGATGGCAACAACCTGAACGGCGTTGGGCAAGGCGGGCCCAGATCCAATGGGGCTGACATGCAAAACACCTTCATTCAGTTGATGGTTGCGCAAATCAAGAACCAGGACCCTACCAAGCCGGTGGACAGCAGCGAATTCCTCAGCCAGTTCGCCACCATGTCTCAAGTTCAGAGCATGGAAAAAATGGCGCTTCTGACAGAAAACAACATGGTGCTGCTGGAAAATCTGCAGTACCTGAGTGCGTCCACGCTCGTGGGCCAGGTCGTCAAGGTCAGCGTCGATCAACTGGACCTCAAGGACAAACCGGTGCAGGGCGAGGTGAAGCTGGAGCACAGCGCCTCGGATCTGACCGTGATCCTGACCGATGCCAACGGGGTTAAAACCGAGATCCCCCTGCCACCGAGCGAGCCGGGCCGCGTTGCTTTTGAGATAGACCCTGTTGCCCTGGGCCTGCCACCGGGCAAATACGACATTGAAGTCAAATCTTCCAGCGGTGAAACCCTGGGGGTTGAAGTCAAGAGCAAGGTCAACAGCGTACGCCTTGGCAGCGATGGTCCGGTGCTTTCACTGGACGGGGTCGGGGAAGTGCCGTTCTACAAAATTACCGAGTTCAGTGAAGCCTCACTGCTTTCGGGTCTGGGCGGGCCCGCTGGCCTTAACCCGTTTCAACGTTCCCTCAGTCAATTTTCACAAGGCCTGCGCCCATGA
- the flgH gene encoding flagellar basal body L-ring protein FlgH, producing MRNFILLSLALVLTGCQSFSEMLPDEDSSAFEPLPLDYSVPPTTSGGLYRQGYGGSLYQDKRAVRVGDILTIVLDESTQSSKSAGTSFGKKSGVGIDAPTILGKAVPQLETKIGAGRDFSGSANSSQQNTLRGSIAVTVHKVLPNGTLFVKGEKALRLNQGDEFIRLAGLVRMDDINRYNQVSSQSVANARISYAGRGVLNDSNSAGWLTRFFASPLFPM from the coding sequence ATGCGTAATTTCATCCTGCTGTCTCTGGCGCTGGTGCTTACGGGTTGCCAGAGCTTTTCTGAAATGTTGCCTGACGAAGACTCCAGCGCTTTTGAACCGCTGCCTCTGGACTACAGCGTGCCGCCCACCACCAGCGGCGGCTTGTACCGCCAAGGTTACGGCGGCTCGCTCTACCAGGACAAACGCGCGGTGCGGGTGGGCGACATCCTGACCATCGTCCTCGATGAGTCGACCCAGTCGAGCAAAAGTGCGGGCACCAGCTTCGGCAAGAAGTCCGGAGTTGGCATCGACGCACCGACCATTTTGGGCAAGGCCGTTCCCCAGCTGGAAACCAAAATAGGCGCCGGTCGCGATTTTTCCGGCTCGGCCAACAGCTCGCAGCAAAACACCCTGCGCGGTTCGATTGCGGTGACCGTGCACAAGGTTCTGCCTAACGGCACCTTGTTTGTGAAGGGCGAAAAGGCACTGCGGCTGAATCAGGGTGACGAATTTATCCGCCTGGCAGGGCTGGTGCGCATGGATGACATCAACCGCTACAACCAGGTGTCTTCCCAGAGCGTGGCCAATGCCCGTATTTCCTATGCGGGGCGTGGTGTGCTCAATGACAGCAACTCTGCAGGCTGGCTGACGCGGTTTTTCGCCAGCCCCCTGTTTCCGATGTGA
- the flgL gene encoding flagellar hook-associated protein FlgL encodes MRISNAQTSALMHANMNRNAQAIGKLQAQIGSGLRIQVPSDDPIASARLMRIEREQASLGQYNLNIGKVSDGLGAQETYLKSGSDTLLSIRDLLLWASNDSNSGEDLSAIASEMSSLEQSLMSNFNARDESGNYLFSGTLNNTPAVTFDPVTGTYSVTGNDQHRQAVVGNGVLMDDNVTAKEILGADADLLNDLHTLVKSLKTAPNDPATRDLLKSTLEQLDLTHGRVMGAITDLGGRQNTLTLLGNGNADVSLVNQKIQGDLSQLDLGGAFLQVSGYELAMQASQKVYTRVAAVSLFDLM; translated from the coding sequence ATGCGAATTTCCAACGCGCAAACCAGTGCCCTGATGCACGCCAACATGAACCGCAATGCGCAAGCCATTGGCAAGTTGCAAGCGCAGATCGGCAGTGGCCTGCGGATTCAAGTGCCATCGGACGATCCGATTGCCAGTGCCCGCCTGATGCGCATCGAGCGCGAGCAGGCCAGCCTGGGGCAGTACAACCTCAACATCGGCAAGGTTTCGGATGGCCTGGGTGCACAGGAAACCTATTTGAAATCCGGCTCGGACACCCTGCTCAGTATCCGGGACCTGCTGCTATGGGCCAGTAACGACAGCAACAGTGGCGAGGACCTCTCGGCCATCGCCAGCGAAATGTCGAGCCTGGAGCAGAGCCTCATGAGCAACTTCAACGCCAGGGATGAATCGGGCAACTATCTGTTTTCCGGCACGCTCAACAATACACCGGCCGTGACCTTCGACCCGGTGACCGGGACCTACAGCGTCACCGGCAACGATCAGCATCGCCAGGCGGTAGTCGGCAATGGCGTGTTGATGGATGACAACGTTACGGCCAAGGAGATCCTGGGGGCCGATGCCGACTTGCTGAATGATCTGCACACCCTGGTCAAAAGCTTGAAAACCGCACCCAATGACCCGGCTACCCGCGACCTGCTCAAAAGCACGCTGGAGCAACTGGACCTGACACACGGCCGGGTGATGGGGGCCATTACCGATCTGGGCGGGCGGCAAAACACCCTGACGCTGCTGGGTAATGGCAACGCCGATGTATCGCTGGTCAACCAGAAAATCCAGGGCGATCTGTCGCAGCTGGACCTGGGCGGGGCGTTCTTGCAAGTCAGCGGCTATGAGCTGGCGATGCAAGCCAGCCAGAAGGTCTACACCCGGGTGGCGGCCGTCTCCCTGTTTGACCTGATGTAA
- a CDS encoding transglycosylase SLT domain-containing protein, producing the protein MSITPISHSRKSAQELSSDPAVARQARLENAAEQFEAMFLQQILKQMRKAGDVLSEGSPLRSRQTDTLREFHDEALAETLASHRKTGIADMLVKQLSQGDAPKAPASAPAQNGLCGGPSAPQPFMPAGKQLASVRAVHHDLPPAGPKPQTVDSLLAPIVNTWQRGIDSLGKGAAGLMALVEKVIVHESGGRVAAVSPKGARGLMQLMPGTAREMAQELNLQYSEQRLTRDGEYNKQLGSAYLDKLLKRYDGATALAVAAYNAGPARVDQWLKSNGDPRQGTISVSQWVERIPFKETRNYTRSILADLGQSRVPLKVQSAAPHNVGLQPDGPAFKPRPDLVASRGQDPTSTVSRAAEPRSPAFAPNMRAARKEIES; encoded by the coding sequence ATGAGCATTACCCCTATTTCGCACTCTCGTAAATCGGCTCAGGAGCTGTCTTCTGACCCGGCCGTTGCGCGCCAGGCGCGCCTGGAAAACGCTGCAGAACAGTTCGAAGCGATGTTCTTGCAGCAGATCCTCAAGCAAATGCGCAAGGCGGGTGACGTGCTGTCAGAAGGCAGCCCGCTGCGCAGTCGCCAGACCGACACCCTGCGTGAGTTTCACGATGAAGCGCTGGCCGAGACCCTGGCCAGCCACCGCAAGACAGGCATCGCCGACATGCTGGTCAAACAGCTGTCCCAGGGCGATGCGCCCAAAGCGCCTGCCTCTGCGCCAGCCCAGAACGGGCTGTGTGGCGGCCCGTCGGCTCCCCAGCCCTTCATGCCTGCGGGCAAGCAACTGGCGAGCGTGCGGGCTGTGCATCATGACTTGCCGCCCGCCGGGCCGAAGCCGCAGACGGTCGACAGTTTGCTGGCACCGATCGTCAACACCTGGCAGCGGGGTATCGACAGCCTCGGCAAAGGCGCGGCAGGGTTAATGGCACTGGTGGAAAAGGTCATCGTGCACGAATCGGGCGGGCGGGTTGCCGCGGTTTCCCCAAAGGGTGCCCGTGGCCTGATGCAGTTGATGCCCGGCACGGCACGGGAGATGGCCCAGGAGCTGAACCTGCAGTACAGCGAGCAACGCCTGACCCGTGATGGCGAGTACAACAAACAACTGGGCTCGGCATACCTGGACAAGCTGTTGAAGCGCTATGACGGCGCCACGGCGCTGGCGGTCGCGGCCTATAACGCCGGCCCCGCCCGTGTGGACCAGTGGCTCAAGAGCAACGGTGATCCGCGTCAGGGAACCATCAGCGTCAGCCAGTGGGTCGAGCGCATCCCGTTCAAGGAAACCCGCAACTACACACGCTCCATTCTGGCGGACCTTGGTCAGTCCCGCGTGCCCCTCAAGGTGCAGTCTGCGGCGCCGCACAACGTGGGCCTGCAGCCTGATGGCCCGGCGTTTAAGCCCCGGCCCGATCTGGTCGCCTCAAGAGGGCAAGACCCCACTTCCACCGTCAGCCGTGCAGCCGAACCGCGTTCACCGGCCTTTGCCCCGAACATGCGGGCTGCACGCAAGGAGATTGAATCATGA
- a CDS encoding flagellar basal body P-ring protein FlgI has protein sequence MRSVFKFGLMVWALLLTLPAQAAPLMDLVDIEGIRANQVVGYGLVVGLDGSGDKNQVKFTSQSVANLIKQFGINLPPNVDPKLKNVAAVMVTATIPPSYSAGQTVDVTVSSLGDAKSLRGGQLLMTPLMGVDGEVYALAQGALVVGGVTASGRSGSSIAINSSNTGLIANGGTVERMIPSDFNERSDVMLNLRKPSFQTASRVAEAVNARFGSGSATALSGTKVSVTAPISGNQRISYMAILETLDVQEGRTRPKVVFNSRTGTVVVGQGVRVKAAAVAHGTLTVTISETPQVSQPGAFSGGQTAVVPRSDIGVSQQRNPMFAWPDGAELDSIIKTVNSLGATPDDVMSILQALEQAGALNAELIVI, from the coding sequence ATGCGAAGCGTTTTTAAATTCGGGCTGATGGTCTGGGCCTTGCTGCTGACCCTGCCTGCACAGGCCGCGCCGTTGATGGATCTGGTGGACATTGAAGGGATTCGTGCCAATCAGGTGGTTGGTTATGGCCTGGTGGTAGGGCTCGACGGCAGCGGTGACAAGAACCAGGTCAAGTTCACCAGCCAATCGGTGGCCAACCTGATCAAGCAGTTCGGGATCAACCTGCCGCCCAATGTCGACCCCAAGCTGAAAAATGTGGCCGCCGTGATGGTCACGGCCACTATCCCGCCGTCTTACAGTGCCGGGCAGACCGTGGACGTCACGGTGTCTTCCCTGGGAGACGCCAAAAGCCTGCGTGGCGGGCAATTGCTGATGACACCCCTGATGGGCGTGGATGGCGAGGTCTATGCCCTGGCCCAGGGTGCCCTGGTGGTGGGCGGTGTCACGGCCTCGGGGCGCAGCGGTTCCAGCATTGCAATCAACAGCTCGAACACCGGGCTGATTGCCAACGGCGGGACCGTCGAGCGCATGATCCCCAGCGATTTCAATGAGCGCAGCGATGTGATGCTCAACCTGCGCAAACCCAGCTTTCAAACCGCCAGCCGGGTTGCCGAGGCTGTCAATGCACGCTTTGGCTCCGGCAGCGCCACGGCTCTGAGCGGGACCAAGGTTTCGGTGACGGCGCCGATCTCCGGCAACCAGCGCATCAGCTACATGGCGATCCTTGAGACCCTGGATGTGCAGGAAGGCAGAACCCGGCCCAAAGTGGTGTTCAACAGCCGCACCGGGACAGTGGTGGTGGGGCAGGGCGTACGGGTAAAAGCGGCGGCAGTGGCTCACGGGACCCTGACCGTGACCATCAGCGAAACCCCGCAAGTCAGCCAGCCGGGTGCCTTTTCGGGCGGGCAGACAGCCGTTGTACCGCGCTCGGACATCGGCGTCAGCCAGCAGCGAAACCCCATGTTTGCCTGGCCGGACGGGGCTGAGCTGGACAGCATCATCAAGACGGTCAACAGCCTTGGCGCGACGCCCGATGACGTGATGAGCATTTTGCAGGCGCTGGAACAGGCAGGCGCGTTGAACGCCGAATTGATCGTGATTTAA
- the flgK gene encoding flagellar hook-associated protein FlgK: MSMMSQIGYSGVSAAQIALNGAAQNVANMYTPGYSRLTTVMGSVGGQGQQAGGGVSVIGVKRMSDEFKTQQLWRATTDMNYYQAGQDYLSSLEGVMSGEGSNLSTGLNNFYAALSAASSSPGDIPMRQQILSEMKNLTQRFNGLNSNIDNQLKALHEQRSAMSTEINGLTNNLALINQKIIQAESTGNNTAALRDHREQLVGELSKYADIRVTEGRDGGLNVSLANGQPLVSGKTAGQLSMSLNAAGQQEVALSFAGTSFPLRQDNMGGAFGGLYEVEHNNLLPARENLKEMAGALVTMVNGTLATGFDLAGNPGQALLTFNPNSSTGLLQMNDLKPEQLALSGVAGESGNNEVLLALIDLKNKPVTVGGSSVTLSEAYSGMLGDVASASRQNQADLKSAGTVAEQAQSQRDSVSAVNDTEEAQSVMDYNKALQANMKVIQTANAIFDTILAAV; the protein is encoded by the coding sequence ATGAGCATGATGAGTCAGATTGGCTATTCCGGCGTATCCGCCGCGCAAATCGCGCTCAACGGTGCTGCCCAGAACGTCGCAAACATGTACACCCCGGGCTACAGCCGCCTGACCACGGTCATGGGATCGGTTGGCGGGCAAGGCCAGCAGGCGGGTGGCGGTGTCAGCGTGATTGGCGTAAAGCGCATGAGCGATGAGTTCAAGACCCAGCAATTGTGGCGCGCCACCACCGACATGAACTACTACCAGGCAGGCCAGGATTACCTGAGTTCACTCGAAGGCGTGATGTCGGGCGAGGGCTCCAACCTGAGTACCGGGCTCAATAACTTTTATGCGGCGCTGAGCGCGGCCAGTAGCAGCCCGGGCGATATCCCGATGCGCCAGCAGATCCTGTCTGAGATGAAAAACCTCACGCAGCGTTTCAACGGGCTCAATTCCAACATTGATAACCAGCTCAAGGCACTGCATGAGCAACGTTCGGCCATGAGCACGGAAATCAATGGCCTGACCAACAACCTGGCCCTGATCAACCAGAAAATCATCCAGGCCGAATCCACCGGCAACAACACGGCGGCCTTGCGTGACCACCGCGAACAGTTGGTGGGTGAGTTGAGCAAATACGCTGACATCCGTGTCACTGAGGGTCGTGACGGAGGCCTTAACGTGTCCCTGGCCAACGGTCAGCCTCTGGTGTCGGGTAAAACCGCCGGTCAACTGTCGATGAGCCTCAATGCCGCAGGCCAGCAGGAAGTGGCGCTCAGCTTTGCCGGTACCAGCTTCCCGTTGCGCCAGGACAACATGGGCGGCGCGTTCGGCGGGCTCTACGAGGTTGAACACAACAACCTGTTACCGGCCCGTGAAAACCTCAAGGAAATGGCCGGAGCGCTGGTGACCATGGTCAATGGCACCCTGGCCACCGGCTTCGATCTGGCCGGGAATCCGGGCCAGGCGTTATTGACCTTCAACCCCAACAGCAGCACCGGCCTGTTGCAAATGAACGATTTGAAACCCGAACAGCTGGCGTTGTCCGGCGTGGCTGGCGAAAGCGGCAACAATGAAGTGCTGCTGGCCCTGATCGACCTGAAAAACAAGCCTGTGACGGTGGGCGGCAGCTCTGTGACCTTGAGTGAAGCCTACAGCGGCATGCTGGGGGATGTGGCCAGTGCCAGCCGGCAGAACCAGGCTGACCTCAAGTCCGCCGGCACCGTGGCCGAGCAGGCGCAGAGCCAGCGCGACAGTGTCAGTGCGGTCAACGACACCGAAGAAGCCCAGTCGGTGATGGACTACAACAAGGCGTTGCAGGCCAACATGAAGGTCATTCAGACGGCCAACGCGATTTTCGACACCATTCTTGCTGCTGTCTGA
- a CDS encoding ASCH domain-containing protein: MIEELAIKALSIVHPGGSRIACGEKTLEVRRWHPELEPFEDLLIVENRRFLHLDGEEDAEGMAVAIVRVKAVRPFVLADMPAACGNYFEEGWLAWELQDVRPLTPPVRMRAARGIYEADPQPAQ, from the coding sequence TTGATTGAGGAACTTGCCATCAAAGCCTTATCCATCGTGCACCCGGGAGGGAGCCGCATAGCCTGCGGCGAGAAAACCCTTGAAGTACGGCGCTGGCACCCAGAGCTGGAGCCTTTTGAGGACTTGCTGATTGTTGAAAACCGGCGGTTTCTTCATCTGGACGGTGAAGAAGATGCCGAGGGGATGGCCGTGGCAATCGTGCGTGTCAAAGCGGTACGCCCGTTTGTGCTCGCCGACATGCCCGCTGCCTGTGGCAACTATTTCGAAGAGGGCTGGCTTGCATGGGAGCTGCAGGACGTCAGGCCCCTCACGCCGCCGGTGCGCATGCGCGCGGCACGGGGCATTTACGAAGCTGACCCGCAGCCGGCTCAATAA
- the flgG gene encoding flagellar basal-body rod protein FlgG, with the protein MSSALWISKTGLAAQDKAMATVANNLANVNTVGFKSDRVVFEDLFYTTEVPPGAQADEVNTVPSGIQLGSGVRVVGTQKVFTEGNIQTTGQPMDLAISGPGFFQIEAPNGETYYTESGQLQLNAEGMLVNTQGLPLTPAIQLPVGHKNFMVGTDGIVTAVLPGGTEPVQLGQITLVNFANPAGLQALGGNLYQETVASGMPVEGIAGEDGLGVIKQGQLEGSNVEVVEAMVSMMAIQRAYEANAKVLDASSGMLQFLNQTV; encoded by the coding sequence ATGAGCTCTGCACTCTGGATCAGCAAGACCGGCCTCGCTGCGCAAGACAAAGCGATGGCTACCGTGGCCAACAACCTGGCCAACGTCAACACCGTCGGCTTCAAAAGTGACCGCGTGGTGTTTGAAGACTTGTTCTACACCACCGAAGTACCGCCGGGTGCCCAGGCGGATGAAGTCAACACCGTGCCTTCGGGCATTCAGCTGGGCAGCGGCGTGCGGGTAGTGGGCACGCAAAAGGTCTTCACCGAAGGCAATATCCAGACCACTGGCCAGCCGATGGACCTGGCGATAAGTGGTCCGGGTTTCTTCCAGATCGAAGCCCCGAATGGTGAGACTTACTACACCGAGAGCGGGCAGTTGCAGCTCAATGCCGAAGGCATGCTGGTCAACACCCAGGGCCTGCCTTTGACGCCGGCGATCCAGCTGCCGGTGGGCCATAAAAATTTCATGGTGGGCACCGACGGCATTGTCACGGCGGTCCTGCCGGGCGGTACCGAGCCGGTGCAGCTGGGGCAAATCACCCTGGTCAACTTTGCCAACCCGGCAGGCTTGCAGGCCCTGGGCGGCAACCTGTATCAGGAAACCGTGGCCAGCGGCATGCCGGTGGAAGGCATCGCAGGCGAGGATGGCCTGGGCGTGATCAAGCAGGGCCAGTTGGAAGGTTCCAACGTCGAAGTGGTTGAAGCCATGGTCTCGATGATGGCCATCCAGCGTGCCTATGAAGCCAACGCCAAGGTACTGGACGCCTCGTCCGGTATGTTGCAGTTCCTCAATCAAACGGTCTGA
- a CDS encoding flagellar basal body rod protein FlgF, with product MDRLAYTAMNAASRTMSSLAVRSNNLANVNTPGFRSDLEQAVSVKVEGYGYDSRHLALSQGNGVNLAPGALMATGRDMDFAIKGPGLIAVQGADGEAYTRHGSLQVDADMQLTINGRAVLGGGGPIVLPEFDSIRIAADGRISVLPRGEVAMVEVDQIKRVDVPAGQLSKDNRGLLVTRDGAPAAADENVQLAAGFLEASNVTAIDELVGTMSLSRLFETQVKMMKAAEELSTAGNSMIRGN from the coding sequence ATGGATCGTTTGGCATACACGGCAATGAACGCCGCCAGCCGCACAATGAGTTCCCTGGCCGTGCGCTCCAACAACCTGGCCAACGTCAACACGCCGGGCTTTCGCAGCGATCTTGAGCAGGCTGTCAGTGTGAAGGTTGAGGGTTACGGCTACGACAGCCGGCACCTGGCGCTGTCTCAAGGCAATGGCGTCAACCTTGCGCCCGGAGCGTTGATGGCGACCGGTCGCGACATGGACTTTGCGATCAAGGGCCCCGGCCTGATCGCAGTGCAAGGCGCCGACGGCGAAGCCTATACCCGCCACGGCAGCCTGCAGGTGGATGCCGACATGCAGTTGACGATCAATGGTCGCGCGGTACTGGGCGGGGGCGGGCCGATTGTGCTGCCCGAATTCGACTCAATCCGTATTGCCGCCGATGGGCGTATCTCCGTGCTGCCCCGTGGCGAGGTGGCGATGGTTGAAGTCGATCAAATCAAGCGGGTGGACGTGCCTGCCGGGCAATTGAGCAAGGACAACCGCGGGTTGCTGGTCACCCGTGATGGCGCCCCTGCTGCTGCGGATGAAAACGTGCAACTGGCCGCAGGTTTTCTGGAGGCCAGCAATGTCACGGCCATCGACGAGCTGGTGGGGACCATGAGCCTGAGCCGGTTGTTCGAGACCCAGGTCAAGATGATGAAAGCAGCCGAGGAGTTGTCCACGGCCGGTAACAGCATGATTCGCGGCAATTGA